The following proteins are co-located in the Bosea sp. AS-1 genome:
- a CDS encoding 50S ribosomal protein L11 methyltransferase: MREGLLPATVATVLELSTSGEKARALTELLGEVFDPTETAISSFEVEEGVTTLSLNAPWKVEIYFAHHPDEEAVRDMLRPIVGDSIDSTPFTTVNQQDWVATSLDGLKPVRAGRVIVHGAHDRDVVRVNDVAIEIEAALAFGTGHHGTTSGCLLALDAALKKRRPRHGLDVGTGTGILALALAKQIKRKVVAGDIDAVAVEVSAHNARLNHAPHALDLYVAPGLRHAKANRPGHFDLIFANILAGPLKRLAPALARALSSDGTLILSGLLAMDVAGVVSAYRHQGVSLASQSLREGWATLVMKKGGAAQRPRRPA; encoded by the coding sequence ATGCGCGAAGGCCTCCTGCCAGCGACGGTCGCGACCGTCCTCGAACTCTCCACCTCGGGCGAAAAGGCCCGGGCCCTGACCGAACTGCTCGGCGAAGTCTTCGACCCGACAGAGACGGCAATCTCGTCCTTCGAAGTTGAGGAAGGCGTCACCACGCTCTCGCTCAACGCGCCCTGGAAGGTGGAGATCTATTTCGCCCACCATCCGGACGAGGAGGCCGTGCGCGACATGCTGCGGCCGATCGTCGGCGACAGCATCGACAGCACGCCCTTCACCACGGTCAACCAGCAGGACTGGGTCGCGACCAGCCTCGATGGGCTGAAGCCGGTGCGCGCCGGCCGCGTCATCGTTCATGGCGCGCATGATCGCGATGTCGTGCGGGTCAACGACGTGGCCATCGAGATCGAGGCGGCGCTCGCCTTCGGCACCGGCCATCACGGCACCACATCCGGCTGTCTGCTGGCGCTCGACGCCGCGCTGAAGAAGCGTCGCCCTCGCCATGGCCTCGATGTCGGCACCGGCACGGGCATCCTGGCGCTGGCACTCGCCAAGCAGATCAAGCGCAAGGTCGTCGCCGGCGATATCGATGCCGTCGCGGTCGAGGTCTCGGCCCATAATGCCCGGCTCAACCATGCGCCGCATGCGCTCGATCTCTATGTCGCGCCGGGGCTGCGTCACGCCAAGGCCAACCGGCCCGGCCATTTCGACCTGATCTTCGCCAATATCCTGGCTGGGCCGCTGAAGCGCCTCGCCCCCGCGCTGGCGCGCGCCCTCTCGTCGGACGGAACGCTGATCTTGTCCGGCCTGCTCGCCATGGATGTCGCCGGCGTGGTCTCGGCCTACCGGCACCAGGGCGTTTCTCTCGCCAGCCAGTCGCTGCGCGAAGGCTGGGCGACACTGGTCATGAAAAAAGGCGGCGCAGCCCAAAGGCCCCGCCGCCCTGCCTGA
- a CDS encoding GGDEF domain-containing protein, producing MTPTTRRIIVKASVATVSSIAASLGLAVTIVPLLGGVVDGNAWLMCILCPLLIAWPVSAWQFRQAERFREARNEIARLHRELVEAHRELSAAHAAAVEKARRDGMTGLLNRGSFLTALRESMAGGGEGALLFIDADHFKQINDRFGHPAGDDALQSLATAIAGTVGAGDLSGRLGGEEFAVYLPGLAADEARLMAAKILEAVRSLRIDVAADRTIALTVSIGAAVQTGGVTLNELIAEADEQLYRAKTLGRNRAAFALDVAAVA from the coding sequence ATGACGCCCACCACGCGCAGGATCATCGTCAAGGCAAGCGTTGCGACCGTGTCGTCGATCGCGGCCTCGCTCGGCCTCGCCGTCACGATCGTGCCGCTGCTTGGTGGCGTCGTCGACGGCAATGCCTGGCTGATGTGCATCCTCTGCCCGCTACTGATTGCCTGGCCCGTGAGCGCCTGGCAGTTCCGGCAGGCGGAGCGCTTTCGCGAGGCCCGCAACGAGATCGCGCGGCTGCACCGGGAGCTGGTGGAGGCACATCGCGAATTGTCGGCCGCCCACGCGGCGGCCGTCGAGAAGGCGCGGCGCGACGGCATGACCGGCCTGCTGAACCGCGGGAGCTTCCTCACCGCCTTGCGCGAGTCGATGGCGGGAGGCGGGGAGGGCGCGCTCCTGTTCATCGACGCCGATCATTTCAAGCAGATCAATGACCGCTTCGGCCATCCGGCCGGGGACGATGCCTTGCAGAGTCTGGCGACGGCGATTGCCGGCACGGTCGGGGCTGGCGACCTCTCGGGCCGGCTCGGCGGCGAGGAGTTCGCCGTCTACCTGCCCGGGCTTGCCGCTGATGAGGCCCGCCTGATGGCCGCGAAGATCCTGGAAGCGGTCCGGTCCCTCAGGATCGATGTTGCCGCTGACAGGACGATCGCGCTGACGGTGAGCATCGGCGCCGCGGTCCAGACCGGCGGCGTGACGCTCAACGAACTGATCGCCGAGGCCGACGAGCAGCTCTACCGGGCGAAGACCCTCGGGCGGAACCGCGCCGCTTTCGCGCTGGACGTGGCTGCCGTCGCCTGA
- a CDS encoding SDR family oxidoreductase gives MNISGNTILITGGGSGIGRALAEALHARGNQIIIAGRRERVLDEVTAANPGMASMLLDIQDRADIEAFARQTVERFPKLNAVLNNAGIMKPEDIPAGISLAIAEETIATNLLGPIRLTTALLPHLLKQPRATVLTVSSGLAFVPLALTPTYSATKAAIHSWSIGLREQLRNTPVEVIEIAPPYVQTELMGAQQAVDPAAMPLADFTAEVMTILETRPDAAEVIVERCKPLRYAEANGNFAQVFAALNDQHA, from the coding sequence ATGAACATCTCCGGAAACACCATTCTCATCACCGGCGGCGGCTCGGGCATCGGCCGGGCGCTGGCGGAGGCGCTGCACGCCAGGGGCAATCAGATCATCATCGCCGGCCGGCGCGAACGGGTGCTCGACGAGGTCACTGCCGCCAACCCCGGCATGGCCTCGATGCTGCTCGACATCCAGGACAGGGCCGATATCGAAGCCTTCGCCCGACAAACCGTCGAGCGCTTCCCGAAGCTCAATGCCGTCCTCAACAATGCCGGCATCATGAAGCCCGAGGATATTCCCGCCGGCATCAGCCTCGCCATCGCCGAGGAGACGATCGCGACCAATCTGCTCGGTCCGATCCGCCTGACCACGGCGCTCCTGCCGCATCTCCTGAAGCAGCCGCGCGCCACGGTCCTGACAGTCTCCTCCGGCCTCGCCTTCGTGCCGCTGGCCCTGACTCCGACCTACAGCGCCACCAAGGCTGCGATCCATTCCTGGTCGATCGGCCTGCGGGAGCAGCTCAGGAACACGCCGGTCGAAGTGATCGAGATCGCCCCGCCCTATGTGCAGACGGAACTGATGGGCGCCCAGCAGGCCGTGGACCCGGCCGCCATGCCGCTGGCCGACTTCACCGCCGAGGTGATGACGATCCTTGAGACCCGGCCGGACGCTGCCGAGGTGATCGTCGAGCGCTGCAAGCCGCTACGTTATGCCGAGGCGAACGGCAACTTCGCGCAGGTCTTCGCCGCGCTGAACGACCAGCACGCCTGA
- a CDS encoding helix-turn-helix domain-containing protein produces the protein MAVMHARSEAVPPVSPAVESLVRQVIAQVADKWTMLVLEALEERGTLRFTEVGRMVGGISQKMLTKTLREMERDGLVLRTVHPVIPPHVDYTLTELGRELSAAFCGVWVWAETYYGEVSAARKAFRAREEGA, from the coding sequence ATGGCGGTGATGCATGCCCGCAGCGAGGCGGTCCCGCCGGTGAGCCCGGCAGTGGAGTCGCTGGTGCGACAGGTGATTGCGCAGGTGGCGGACAAATGGACGATGCTGGTGCTGGAGGCGCTCGAGGAGCGCGGCACGCTACGTTTCACCGAGGTCGGGCGCATGGTCGGCGGCATCAGCCAGAAGATGCTGACCAAGACGCTGCGGGAGATGGAGCGGGACGGGCTCGTCCTCCGTACCGTTCATCCGGTCATTCCGCCGCATGTCGATTACACCCTGACCGAGCTGGGGCGGGAGCTCAGCGCGGCATTCTGCGGCGTTTGGGTCTGGGCCGAAACCTATTACGGAGAAGTCTCGGCCGCGCGGAAGGCGTTCCGGGCGCGAGAGGAAGGGGCGTGA
- a CDS encoding TetR/AcrR family transcriptional regulator: MTASASTSDEILRCARSLLIEGGYNGFSYADIAKVVGIRNASIHHHFPSKADLVRTLVARYREEAEAGIAALERQFPDPAQQLRAYTGYWEACIGDASAPICVCALLASQIPVLPPEIALEVRAHFRALSAWLTSVLERGATQGSLQLSGSAKAEAEAFMACVHGAMLSARAYGDPKIFGAIIHPRLEQLTAPR, translated from the coding sequence ATGACCGCCTCAGCGTCGACATCCGATGAAATCCTGCGTTGCGCCCGCTCCCTGCTGATCGAGGGCGGGTATAACGGCTTCAGCTATGCCGACATCGCGAAGGTGGTCGGCATCCGCAATGCGAGCATCCACCATCATTTTCCCAGCAAGGCCGACCTCGTCCGCACGCTTGTCGCCCGCTATCGGGAAGAGGCCGAGGCCGGTATTGCCGCCCTGGAACGCCAGTTCCCGGATCCTGCACAGCAATTGCGTGCCTATACGGGTTATTGGGAGGCCTGTATCGGCGACGCCAGCGCGCCGATCTGCGTTTGTGCCCTGCTGGCGAGCCAGATTCCCGTCCTCCCACCGGAGATCGCACTCGAGGTCCGCGCCCATTTTCGCGCCCTGTCAGCCTGGCTGACTTCGGTCCTCGAACGCGGCGCAACGCAAGGCAGCCTGCAGCTCTCCGGTTCAGCCAAGGCCGAGGCGGAAGCCTTCATGGCCTGCGTCCATGGCGCGATGCTCTCGGCCCGCGCCTATGGCGACCCCAAGATCTTCGGGGCCATCATTCATCCGCGACTGGAACAGCTGACAGCACCGCGATGA
- a CDS encoding UvrD-helicase domain-containing protein, with amino-acid sequence MSETDAFSAPSPRPGGLAARAAAQPAAGYLAGLNPEQRQAVEATEGPVLVLAGAGTGKTRVLTTRIGHLISTGRAYPSQILAVTFTNKAAREMKERVAHLVGPVAEGMPWLGTFHSISAKLLRRHAELLDLRSDFTILDTDDQIRLMKQVIQAENIDEKRWPGRMLAGFIDSWKNRGLAPKDVPAGEAAVFAHGKGGKLYAAYQERLLALNAVDFGDLLLHCLTLFRDYPDVLQTYHERFRYILVDEYQDTNTAQYLWLRLLAQGRRNICCVGDDDQSIYGWRGAEVDNILRFEHDFPGATVIRLERNYRSTGHILATASKLIARNEGRLGKTLRTEDALGEKVTITGAWDSQEEARLVSDEIEAMQAKGLDLGEVAVLVRISAQMREIEERFVQAGVPYRVIGGPRFYERAEIRDALAYLRCVVSPTDDLAFERIVNVPKRGLGDATVQLLHNHARATGFSLMQSARAAVESDELKPKARTALRELVDAFGRWSARAEHMRQGELAELVLEESGYTEMWKKDRSADAAGRLENLKELVRSLDEFPDLPAFLEHVSLVMDADGGEAEQRRVSIMTLHAAKGLEFDTVFLPGWEEGLFPNQRALDENGRAGLEEERRLAHVGLTRARKKLKLYFASNRRIHGLWQTSLPSRFIDELPEEHVEVEQAPTSYSQGGYGASRFDRMESFGSTYNTPGWQRAQENRAKNSGFSESGRGFGGSSRQRGPLLIEGELTAKSTGESAYGEGARVFHVKFGPGSVASVDGNKLTVDFDKAGRKMVLDSFVQRAG; translated from the coding sequence TTGTCAGAGACAGACGCCTTTTCCGCTCCCTCGCCCCGCCCCGGCGGCCTCGCCGCGCGTGCAGCCGCGCAGCCGGCAGCCGGCTATCTCGCAGGGCTGAACCCGGAGCAGCGCCAGGCGGTCGAGGCGACGGAAGGCCCGGTTCTGGTGCTGGCCGGCGCCGGAACCGGCAAGACCCGCGTGCTGACCACCCGCATCGGCCATCTGATCTCGACCGGCCGCGCCTATCCCTCCCAGATCCTCGCCGTGACCTTCACCAACAAGGCGGCGCGCGAGATGAAGGAGCGCGTCGCCCATCTGGTCGGCCCGGTTGCCGAGGGCATGCCCTGGCTCGGCACCTTCCACTCGATCTCGGCCAAGCTGCTGCGCCGCCACGCCGAGCTCCTCGACCTGCGCAGCGACTTCACCATCCTCGACACCGACGACCAGATCCGCCTGATGAAGCAGGTGATCCAGGCCGAGAACATCGACGAGAAGCGCTGGCCCGGCCGCATGCTGGCAGGCTTCATCGACTCATGGAAGAATCGCGGGCTCGCGCCCAAGGACGTGCCGGCGGGCGAGGCCGCCGTCTTCGCCCATGGCAAGGGGGGCAAGCTCTATGCCGCTTATCAGGAGCGGCTGCTCGCGCTCAATGCCGTCGATTTCGGCGATCTGCTGCTACACTGCCTGACGCTGTTCCGCGACTACCCGGATGTGCTGCAGACCTATCACGAGCGCTTCCGCTACATCCTGGTCGACGAGTACCAGGACACCAACACCGCCCAGTATCTCTGGCTGCGCCTGCTGGCGCAGGGCCGCCGCAACATCTGCTGCGTCGGCGACGACGACCAGTCGATCTATGGCTGGCGCGGCGCCGAGGTCGACAACATCCTGCGCTTCGAGCACGACTTTCCAGGCGCGACCGTGATCCGGCTGGAGCGCAACTACCGCTCGACCGGCCATATCCTCGCGACTGCCTCCAAGCTCATAGCCCGCAATGAAGGCCGCCTCGGCAAGACGCTCCGCACCGAGGATGCGCTCGGCGAGAAGGTCACCATCACTGGCGCCTGGGACAGCCAGGAGGAGGCCCGCCTCGTCTCCGACGAAATCGAAGCCATGCAAGCCAAGGGCCTCGACCTCGGTGAGGTCGCGGTGCTGGTGCGCATCTCGGCGCAGATGCGCGAAATCGAGGAGCGCTTCGTCCAGGCTGGCGTGCCCTACCGCGTCATCGGCGGCCCGCGCTTCTATGAGCGCGCCGAAATCCGCGATGCGCTCGCCTATCTGCGCTGCGTGGTCTCGCCGACCGACGATCTCGCCTTCGAGCGCATCGTCAACGTGCCCAAGCGCGGCCTCGGCGACGCGACGGTCCAGCTCCTGCACAACCACGCCCGCGCCACCGGTTTCTCGCTGATGCAATCGGCCCGCGCCGCGGTCGAGAGCGACGAGTTGAAGCCCAAGGCCCGCACGGCGCTGCGCGAACTGGTCGATGCCTTCGGCCGCTGGTCGGCCCGCGCCGAGCATATGCGCCAGGGCGAGCTCGCCGAGCTCGTGCTGGAGGAGAGCGGCTACACCGAGATGTGGAAGAAGGACCGCTCGGCCGACGCCGCCGGGCGCCTCGAAAACCTCAAGGAGCTCGTCCGCTCGCTCGACGAGTTCCCCGACCTGCCCGCCTTCCTCGAGCACGTCTCGCTGGTGATGGACGCCGATGGCGGCGAAGCCGAGCAACGCCGCGTCTCGATCATGACATTGCATGCGGCCAAGGGGCTGGAATTCGACACCGTCTTCCTGCCCGGCTGGGAGGAAGGGCTGTTCCCCAACCAGCGCGCGCTCGACGAGAACGGTCGCGCAGGTCTTGAGGAAGAGCGCCGCCTCGCCCATGTCGGCCTCACGCGCGCCCGCAAGAAGCTGAAGCTCTATTTCGCCTCGAACCGGCGCATCCACGGCCTCTGGCAGACCAGCCTGCCCTCGCGCTTCATCGATGAGTTGCCGGAGGAACATGTCGAGGTCGAGCAGGCCCCGACCAGCTATTCGCAAGGCGGCTACGGCGCCTCGCGCTTCGACCGGATGGAGAGCTTCGGCTCGACCTACAACACGCCGGGCTGGCAGCGCGCGCAGGAGAACCGCGCCAAGAACAGCGGCTTCTCCGAGAGCGGCCGCGGCTTTGGCGGCAGCTCACGTCAACGCGGCCCGCTCCTGATCGAGGGTGAGCTGACGGCAAAATCCACCGGTGAATCCGCCTATGGCGAAGGTGCCCGCGTCTTCCACGTCAAGTTCGGCCCCGGCTCCGTCGCCAGTGTCGATGGCAACAAGCTCACCGTCGATTTCGACAAGGCCGGCCGGAAGATGGTGCTGGACTCGTTCGTACAGAGAGCGGGTTGA
- a CDS encoding acyl-CoA dehydrogenase family protein yields MAEPDRQNRWEITNQVPILAGYDAFAADPALPGIVSAFGADWARERLHEAGRTIGSARVQELAYLANRYTPELRAFDRFGNRIDEIAFHPAWHELMGLAIGQETHALAWNRPETGAQVARAVLQYLWYGTEPGICCPINMTYAAVPVMKQDPLLWKQWGSLVTSNRYDPRQGPAHLKTGATVGTAMTETQGGSDLRQTQTYAKENGDGTWSLFGQKWFFSVPHSDVFLTLARTGEGISCFAVPGWLPDGSRNGIAIQRLKEKVGNRSSASSEVEFRGAIGHLIGEKGRGIRTGLSMNHNSRLDIAAASSGLMRMAVSLAAHHAQHRRAFQKALIDQPIMQNVLADLAIEAEAAAWLAFRLFAALDRQEESASERLLARVGAPIAKYWITRRAPAVVTEALECHGGNGFIEENPIARLYREAPLNAIWEGSGNVICLDVLRSLAREEGAVDVLRAELTAAAGADRRYDAALKRLEGELPEMIRSEGQARRLTERLALALQASLLLRFAPAPVADAFIATRSGDGWSGQFGDLPTNIDAAALARRAVPAVP; encoded by the coding sequence ATGGCAGAGCCGGACAGGCAAAACCGCTGGGAGATCACCAATCAGGTGCCGATACTGGCCGGGTACGACGCCTTCGCCGCGGATCCGGCCTTGCCCGGCATCGTCTCTGCATTCGGTGCCGACTGGGCGCGCGAGAGGCTACACGAGGCGGGGCGGACGATCGGCTCGGCGCGGGTGCAGGAGCTGGCTTATCTCGCCAACCGCTACACGCCCGAACTTCGGGCCTTCGACCGTTTCGGCAACCGCATCGACGAGATCGCGTTCCACCCGGCCTGGCACGAGTTGATGGGCCTCGCCATTGGGCAGGAGACGCATGCGCTGGCCTGGAATCGGCCCGAGACCGGGGCGCAGGTGGCACGGGCCGTGCTGCAATATCTCTGGTACGGCACCGAGCCTGGGATCTGCTGCCCGATCAACATGACCTATGCCGCCGTGCCGGTGATGAAGCAGGACCCTCTGCTTTGGAAGCAGTGGGGCTCTCTCGTCACCTCGAACCGTTACGATCCGCGGCAGGGGCCGGCCCATCTCAAGACGGGCGCGACCGTCGGCACGGCGATGACGGAGACGCAAGGCGGCTCGGATCTGCGCCAGACCCAGACCTATGCCAAGGAGAATGGCGACGGCACCTGGTCTCTGTTCGGGCAAAAGTGGTTCTTCTCGGTGCCGCATTCCGACGTGTTCCTGACGCTGGCACGGACGGGCGAGGGCATATCCTGCTTCGCCGTGCCGGGCTGGCTGCCGGACGGATCGCGCAACGGCATTGCGATCCAACGGCTCAAGGAAAAAGTCGGCAACCGTTCGAGCGCCTCCTCCGAGGTCGAGTTTCGTGGCGCCATCGGGCATCTCATCGGCGAGAAGGGCCGGGGCATCCGCACCGGCCTGTCGATGAACCACAATTCGCGGCTCGACATCGCTGCCGCATCGTCTGGGCTGATGCGGATGGCGGTCTCGCTCGCGGCGCATCACGCGCAGCATCGGCGCGCGTTCCAGAAGGCGCTGATCGACCAGCCGATCATGCAGAATGTGCTGGCCGATCTGGCGATCGAGGCCGAAGCGGCCGCCTGGCTGGCCTTCAGGCTCTTTGCCGCGCTCGACCGGCAGGAGGAATCCGCGAGCGAGCGGCTGCTGGCGCGGGTCGGCGCGCCGATCGCGAAATACTGGATCACGCGGCGGGCGCCGGCCGTCGTCACCGAGGCGCTGGAATGCCATGGCGGCAACGGCTTCATCGAGGAGAACCCCATCGCGCGGCTCTATCGCGAGGCGCCGCTCAACGCGATCTGGGAAGGCTCGGGCAACGTCATCTGCCTCGACGTGCTGCGCTCGCTGGCGCGCGAGGAGGGAGCCGTCGATGTGCTGCGGGCCGAGCTGACTGCGGCCGCGGGCGCTGACCGGCGCTATGACGCGGCACTGAAGCGTCTCGAGGGTGAATTGCCGGAGATGATCCGCAGCGAGGGGCAGGCCCGGCGGCTGACCGAGCGGCTGGCGCTTGCACTGCAAGCCTCGCTGCTGCTGCGTTTTGCGCCCGCGCCGGTGGCGGACGCTTTCATCGCGACAAGATCGGGGGACGGCTGGTCGGGGCAGTTCGGCGACCTGCCGACGAATATCGATGCGGCGGCGCTGGCGCGAAGGGCAGTGCCGGCGGTTCCGTGA
- a CDS encoding DUF3419 family protein — MTQTARTVRRTTTLGLSTAVQRSKRLSKAGLLEWMFTRAFSGLVYPQIWEDPVVDMAALGLQADDHVVAIASGSCNILSYLTAAPIRVSAVDLNGAHIALGRLKLAALGRMTDHATFRRFFGAADARENVALYDREIAPHLDSVSRGYWEGRGLYGRRRISLFANGFYRYGLLGRFIGTGHVLARLLGGHPRAMLAARDLAEQRALYERHLAPVFDRRLVRWLVRQPASLYGLGIPPAQYKALAADGEDGILGALKLRLERLACDFDLKDNYFAQQAFGRRYGTGSDAALPPYLQPQNFTAVKERAGAVSYRQSAITAFLEDQPAKSCDAFVLLDAQDWMNDAELAALWSQITRTARPGARVIFRTAADERLLPGRVPDALLDQWRYDEARSRALCRQDRSAIYGGFHLYTMPEQAA; from the coding sequence GTGACGCAGACGGCACGCACGGTTCGTCGGACGACCACACTGGGCCTGAGCACGGCGGTCCAGCGCAGCAAGCGGCTCTCCAAGGCGGGTCTGCTGGAATGGATGTTCACCCGTGCCTTCTCGGGGTTGGTCTATCCGCAGATCTGGGAGGATCCGGTCGTCGACATGGCGGCGCTAGGGCTCCAGGCCGACGACCATGTCGTCGCCATCGCCTCGGGCTCCTGCAACATCCTGTCCTATCTGACCGCGGCGCCGATCCGGGTCAGCGCCGTCGATCTCAATGGCGCCCATATCGCGCTGGGGCGGCTGAAGCTCGCCGCTTTGGGTCGCATGACCGATCATGCGACGTTCCGGCGCTTCTTCGGGGCTGCCGACGCCCGCGAGAACGTGGCGCTCTACGACCGCGAGATCGCGCCGCATCTCGATTCCGTCTCGCGCGGCTACTGGGAGGGGCGGGGGCTCTACGGCCGACGCCGGATCAGTCTTTTCGCCAACGGCTTCTACCGCTATGGGCTGCTCGGCCGCTTCATCGGCACCGGCCATGTGCTGGCACGCCTGCTCGGCGGTCATCCACGTGCGATGCTGGCGGCGCGCGATCTCGCCGAACAGCGGGCGCTCTACGAGAGGCATCTTGCCCCGGTCTTCGATCGCAGGCTGGTGCGCTGGCTGGTGCGTCAGCCGGCCTCGCTCTACGGGCTCGGCATCCCGCCGGCGCAGTACAAGGCACTCGCCGCCGATGGCGAGGATGGCATTCTCGGCGCGCTCAAGCTCAGGCTCGAGCGGCTGGCCTGCGATTTCGATCTCAAGGACAACTACTTCGCGCAGCAGGCTTTCGGCCGCCGTTATGGCACGGGCAGCGACGCGGCGCTGCCGCCCTATCTCCAGCCGCAGAATTTTACGGCGGTGAAAGAGCGGGCCGGTGCCGTCAGCTATCGTCAGAGCGCAATCACGGCCTTTCTGGAGGACCAGCCGGCCAAGAGCTGCGACGCCTTTGTGCTGCTCGATGCGCAGGACTGGATGAACGATGCCGAACTGGCGGCGCTGTGGTCGCAGATCACGCGCACGGCCCGGCCGGGCGCGCGGGTGATCTTCCGCACGGCTGCCGATGAGCGCCTGCTGCCTGGGCGGGTGCCGGATGCACTTCTCGACCAGTGGCGTTATGACGAGGCGAGGAGCCGCGCGCTTTGCCGTCAGGACCGCTCGGCGATCTATGGCGGCTTTCACCTCTACACAATGCCGGAGCAGGCCGCGTGA
- a CDS encoding class I SAM-dependent methyltransferase yields the protein MDRIYRHQRHIYDASRKFYLLGRDGLIEGLEPPPGAAILEIGCGTGRNLVKIARRYPGCDCYGLDVSAEMLATARASVSRAGLADRIRLAQADATGFDPQVLFGRPGFDRIVISYALSMIPPWQPVVTEALRRLNAGGSLHVVDFGDQAGLPGAFKSLLSRWLALFHVTPREDLPAVMRQLSQVAGAGCRVATPYRGYAVHAVAEMPRG from the coding sequence ATGGACCGGATCTACCGGCATCAGCGGCACATCTACGATGCCAGCCGCAAGTTCTATCTGCTCGGCCGCGACGGGTTGATCGAAGGGCTCGAGCCACCGCCCGGCGCGGCGATCCTGGAGATCGGCTGCGGCACCGGGCGCAACCTCGTCAAGATCGCGCGGCGCTATCCGGGGTGCGACTGCTACGGGCTCGATGTTTCCGCCGAGATGCTGGCGACGGCGCGAGCTTCGGTGTCGCGCGCTGGGCTGGCCGACCGGATCAGGCTGGCGCAGGCCGATGCGACCGGTTTCGATCCGCAGGTGCTGTTCGGCCGACCGGGCTTCGATCGGATCGTGATCTCCTACGCCTTGTCGATGATCCCACCCTGGCAGCCGGTGGTGACGGAGGCGCTGCGGCGGCTCAATGCGGGCGGCTCGCTGCATGTCGTCGATTTCGGCGATCAGGCCGGGCTGCCGGGCGCGTTCAAGAGTCTGCTGTCGCGCTGGCTCGCGCTGTTCCATGTGACGCCGCGCGAGGATCTGCCCGCGGTGATGCGCCAACTCTCGCAGGTGGCCGGAGCCGGCTGCCGCGTGGCGACGCCCTATCGCGGCTATGCGGTGCATGCCGTGGCGGAGATGCCGCGGGGCTAG
- a CDS encoding potassium channel family protein — protein sequence MESADSSLAESRFETLRGRLRQLYHGRTPTALRFQAVTTVVDLLIIAFFIITPLLKDKPAFLWIDYSVAVIMIAEIGARLLASTNMLRLLRQPTMLLDLFILLTLLMPQWLENFGFLRILRLWSLSHKGIVWTQFRTTRFREWENVVRALGNIATFLFVVTGFVYTFFFRQAGGLESYVQALYFTVATVTTTGFGDVTLPGIAGKLTSIVVMIVGITLFVRLAQTLFRPNKILFPCPECALQRHEPDAVYCKACGHRLKIPDEGE from the coding sequence ATGGAGAGCGCCGATTCCAGCCTAGCCGAAAGCCGGTTCGAGACCCTGCGGGGCCGGCTGCGCCAGCTCTATCACGGCCGCACCCCGACTGCCCTGCGCTTTCAGGCGGTGACGACCGTCGTCGATCTGCTCATCATCGCTTTCTTCATCATCACGCCGCTGCTGAAGGACAAGCCGGCCTTCCTCTGGATCGATTATTCGGTCGCGGTGATCATGATCGCGGAGATCGGAGCGCGGCTGCTCGCATCGACCAACATGCTGCGTCTGTTGCGCCAGCCGACCATGCTGCTCGACCTCTTCATCCTCCTGACGCTGCTCATGCCGCAATGGCTGGAGAATTTCGGCTTCCTGCGCATCCTGCGGCTGTGGTCGCTCTCGCATAAGGGCATCGTCTGGACGCAGTTCCGGACCACTCGCTTCCGCGAGTGGGAGAACGTGGTGCGCGCGCTCGGCAACATCGCCACGTTCCTCTTCGTCGTCACCGGCTTCGTCTACACCTTCTTCTTCCGGCAGGCGGGCGGGCTGGAGAGCTATGTCCAGGCGCTCTATTTCACGGTCGCGACCGTCACCACCACCGGCTTCGGCGACGTGACCCTGCCAGGGATCGCCGGGAAATTGACCTCGATCGTCGTCATGATCGTTGGCATCACCCTGTTCGTGCGGTTGGCGCAGACCTTGTTCCGCCCCAACAAGATTCTCTTTCCCTGCCCGGAATGCGCATTGCAGCGCCATGAGCCCGACGCGGTCTACTGCAAGGCCTGCGGGCACCGGCTGAAGATACCGGACGAGGGCGAGTGA